A genomic segment from Thermodesulfobacteriota bacterium encodes:
- the lptD gene encoding LPS assembly protein LptD, giving the protein MNRFFPSLRIAFFLLLCFVAGVFCCFAEDSPLFGFGDPDTPWHIEADTLHYLGNDQYSAVGGVVISSGERRIHADTIRFDSKKREILAAGNVVIRSGEDVLTGDRMEMSLASETGTVYGGELLFGKNHFYIAGDRIEKVGPDAYKVDRFKVTTCDPKSPDWQFTGRDLSFTMEGYGSMRHASFWAKSVPLLYVPYLFFPVKTKRQSGLLVPEINYSSEDGAGYTQPLFWAINDSTDMTIFSHYMTRRGARMGAEYRQAFGEDSKIVIMMEGLHDRQRNKEVTDGDYGYDGDAWARPNSDRYWFRMKQDHAFSETTTARLDLDVVSDQDYLKEFDSSYMGFKKTDAFFEKYFGRDLDEENEAIRTNNLSVNRLWASHSLNGALRWEDDVIKRRWEDEDTTVQRLPVVMFDAVRQFAPGLPLSYDLGSEYTFCFRKDGAKGHRTDIHPRLYLPLYWHHFLAFEPSAGIRETAWWMDKPDPLYPAMDKDQTRTAYDMRLDLSSELDRVFSLNREMGTKLQHALLPRVVYDHVLSPEADDPFPEFDDSLDTIEEERLVTYGLENVFTLKKLVGGEKKSPGDPDFRYREICRFNIWQSYDIKEARENDPADWNNGTSRRPFSPIMVELDFRPANYLRLDMDAGWNRYEHGWSEYDFKMALADNRGDVLHVAYRYDRDIAESIRSRGTLVLNRLLRLYAEHEHNFFDHIDIETSAGFIYSAYCWSLDVSFTDESDDDRFSFMIRLNGLSDMETGITGEEL; this is encoded by the coding sequence GTGAACAGGTTTTTTCCCTCTCTGCGGATCGCCTTTTTTCTCCTCCTCTGCTTTGTGGCGGGTGTGTTTTGCTGCTTTGCCGAAGACTCTCCCCTGTTTGGTTTTGGCGACCCCGATACCCCCTGGCACATTGAAGCCGATACCCTGCATTACCTGGGCAATGACCAGTATTCAGCGGTCGGCGGGGTTGTCATCTCGTCGGGGGAAAGACGGATTCATGCGGATACGATCCGGTTCGACAGCAAAAAACGCGAGATTCTGGCCGCGGGCAATGTGGTCATCAGATCCGGTGAGGACGTCCTTACCGGGGACAGGATGGAAATGAGCCTGGCGTCCGAAACCGGCACGGTTTACGGGGGGGAGTTACTCTTCGGCAAGAATCATTTCTACATCGCCGGGGACCGGATTGAAAAGGTGGGACCGGACGCCTACAAGGTCGACCGGTTCAAGGTTACGACCTGCGATCCGAAATCCCCCGACTGGCAATTCACGGGCCGGGACCTCTCTTTTACCATGGAGGGATACGGCTCCATGCGTCATGCCTCTTTCTGGGCGAAAAGCGTCCCGCTGCTGTATGTCCCCTACCTGTTTTTCCCGGTGAAGACAAAACGGCAAAGCGGTTTACTGGTCCCGGAGATAAACTATTCCAGCGAAGACGGGGCGGGATACACCCAGCCGCTATTCTGGGCCATAAACGACAGCACCGACATGACGATTTTCTCCCACTATATGACGCGCCGGGGGGCCAGGATGGGCGCCGAATACCGCCAGGCCTTCGGTGAGGATTCTAAAATCGTCATCATGATGGAAGGCCTGCACGACCGCCAGAGGAACAAGGAAGTCACGGATGGTGATTACGGATATGACGGGGACGCCTGGGCTAGGCCCAACTCCGATCGTTACTGGTTCCGCATGAAGCAGGATCATGCTTTTTCCGAAACGACCACCGCCCGCCTGGATCTTGACGTGGTCAGCGATCAGGACTATCTGAAAGAATTCGACAGTTCCTATATGGGCTTTAAAAAAACCGACGCCTTTTTTGAAAAATATTTCGGCCGGGATTTGGATGAAGAGAACGAGGCCATCCGCACCAACAATCTCAGCGTAAACCGGTTGTGGGCAAGCCACAGCCTGAACGGTGCCCTGCGGTGGGAAGACGATGTCATCAAACGGCGCTGGGAAGATGAGGATACAACGGTACAGCGGCTTCCGGTGGTGATGTTTGACGCCGTCCGGCAGTTTGCGCCGGGCCTTCCCCTTAGCTACGACCTGGGAAGCGAATATACTTTCTGTTTTCGTAAGGACGGGGCCAAAGGGCATCGGACGGATATTCATCCCAGGCTTTATCTCCCCCTGTACTGGCATCATTTTCTCGCCTTCGAACCCTCCGCCGGTATACGGGAAACCGCCTGGTGGATGGATAAACCCGATCCGTTATATCCCGCGATGGACAAAGATCAGACCCGGACAGCGTATGATATGCGGCTGGATCTCTCATCCGAACTGGACCGGGTATTTTCCTTAAACCGGGAGATGGGGACGAAACTGCAGCACGCCCTCCTTCCCCGTGTGGTTTATGACCATGTCCTTTCCCCGGAAGCGGATGACCCGTTTCCGGAATTCGACGACAGCCTCGACACCATTGAGGAAGAGCGCCTGGTTACCTATGGGCTGGAAAATGTGTTCACGCTGAAAAAACTGGTGGGCGGAGAAAAGAAAAGCCCGGGGGATCCGGATTTTCGATACCGCGAGATATGCCGTTTCAATATATGGCAAAGCTATGACATAAAAGAAGCCCGGGAAAACGACCCGGCCGACTGGAACAACGGGACCAGCCGGCGGCCGTTTTCTCCGATTATGGTGGAGCTCGACTTCAGGCCGGCGAATTATTTGCGGCTGGATATGGATGCCGGCTGGAATCGTTACGAACACGGCTGGTCCGAATATGATTTCAAAATGGCCCTGGCGGATAACCGGGGAGACGTCCTGCATGTCGCCTATCGGTATGACCGGGACATCGCCGAATCCATCCGCTCCAGGGGAACCCTGGTCCTGAATCGATTATTAAGATTGTATGCCGAGCATGAGCATAATTTCTTCGACCATATCGACATTGAAACCAGCGCCGGCTTCATCTATTCGGCCTACTGCTGGTCCCTGGATGTCTCTTTCACGGACGAGTCGGATGACGACCGATTTTCTTTCATGATCCGGCTGAACGGTTTGAGTGACATGGAAACCGGCATCACCGGAGAAGAATTGTAA